A window of the Haemorhous mexicanus isolate bHaeMex1 chromosome 32 unlocalized genomic scaffold, bHaeMex1.pri SUPER_32_unloc_1, whole genome shotgun sequence genome harbors these coding sequences:
- the LOC132322647 gene encoding E3 ubiquitin-protein ligase TRIM7-like, producing MAELPGEACCPICREYFREPVSIHCGHHFCRPCIERCWEWPTAEFACPRCRDTAPQRSLRPSRELERVLEIARRLSRGEALGVEEEEEEEGCQKHREPLEVFCKEDGALLCAICRESRAHRAHTVLPLPEAVRDYEEQIQARLQTLKDARDKLLQCREAEMRRNWEYLEQTEAERRRVLSRFQGLRLCLDELCGRLLARLRRLESDIAQEQEEKVTSLTEEISRLDSRVQQLEEKCRQPARTFLQDINSTLSSLGDEIPQLPAPPLPGLEKRIQHLREENLLLGETLRSCRDSLAFELPEKMTVTLDPSTAHPRLLVAPDGSSVSWESPRNPPGDGPDPEPGTDPSVLGREGLTAGRRCWDVQVAPAGSWALGVATETPGSGAETPGSGAEPLGSGAEPPGSGTETPGSGAETLRSGAEPPRSGAEPPGSGTETPGSGAETLRSGAEPPGRGTETLRSGAEPLRSGTEPPGSGTEPPGSGTEPPGSGAEPLRSGAETLRSGTEPPGSAEGQLWSMGLCQGQFWALTSLERIPLWPRRAPSRVRVALDYERGQVAFFDADERSLIFAFPAASFEGQSVRPWFLVWGEGSRLSLCP from the exons ATGGCCGAGCTCCCGGGCGAGGCCTGCTGCCCCATCTGCCGGGAATATTTCCGGGAGCCCGTGTCCATCCACTGCGGCCACCACTTCTGCCGCCCGTGCATCGAGCGCTGCTGGGAGTGGCCCACGGCGGAATTCGCCTGCCCGCGCTGCCGGGACACGGCCCCGCAGCGGAGCCTCCGCCCGAGCCGCGAGCTGGAGCGGGTGCTGGAGATCGCCCGGCGCCTGAGCCGCGGGGAAGCGCTGGGCgtcgaggaggaggaggaggaggaaggctgcCAGAAGCACCGGGAGCCGCTGGAGGTTTTCTGCAAGGAGGACGGAGCTCTGCTGTGCGCGATCTGCCGCGAGTCGCGGGCGCACCGCGCCCACACCGTGCTGCCGCTGCCGGAGGCCGTGCGGGACTACGAG GAACAAATCCAGGCGCGGCTGCAAACCCTGAAGGACGCCAGGGACAAACTCCTGCAGTGCCGGGAGGCTGAAATGAGGAGAAACTGGGAGTATTTG GAGCAGACCGAGGCCGAGCGGCGGCGGGTCCTGTCCCGCTTCCAGGGGCTGCGCCTCTGCCTGGACGAGCTCTGCGGCCGCCTCCTGGCCCGGCTGCGGCGCCTGGAGAGCGACATcgcccaggagcaggaggaaaaggtgaCGAGCCTGACGGAGGAGATCTCCCGGCTGGACAGCCGcgtgcagcagctggaggagaagtGCCGGCAGCCGGCCAGGACCTTCCTGCAG GACATCAACAGCACCTTGAGCAG cctcgGGGATGAAATCCCGCAGCTGCCCGCGCCGCCTCTCCCCGGGCTGGAAAAGCGAATCCAACACTTGAGGGAGGAAAACCTTCTGCTGGGGGAGACGCTGAGGAGCTGCCGAG ACAGCCTGGCCTTCGAGCTGCCCGAGAAAA TGACGGTGACGCTggaccccagcactgcccacccccGGCTGCTCGTGGCGCCCGACGGGAGCAGCGTCAGCTGGGAAAGCCCCCGGAACCCTCCTGGGGACGGACCCGACCCCGAACCCGGCACCGACCCCTCCGTGCTGGGCCGCGAGGGCCTCACGGCCGGGAGGCGCTGCTGGGACGTGCAGGTGGCCCCCGCGGGGTCCTGGGCGCTGGGGGTGGCCACGGAGACCCCCGGGAGCGGGGCGGAGACCCCCGGGAGCGGGGCAGAGCCCCTCGGGAGTGGGGCAGAGCCCCCCGGGAGTGGGACAGAGACCCCCGGGAGTGGGGCAGAGACCCTCAGGAGCGGGGCAGAGCCCCCCAGGAGCGGGGCAGAGCCCCCCGGGAGTGGGACAGAGACCCCCGGGAGTGGGGCAGAGACCCTCAGGAGCGGGGCAGAGCCCCCCGGGAGAGGGACGGAGACCCTCAGGAGTGGGGCAGAGCCCCTCAGGAGCGGGACAGAGCCCCCCGGGAGCGGGACAGAGCCCCCCGGGAGTGGGACAGAGCCCCCCGGGAGTGGGGCAGAGCCCCTCAGGAGTGGGGCAGAGACCCTCAGGAGTGGGACAGAGCCCCCCGGGAGCGCCGAGgggcagctctggtccatggggctgtgccagggccagtTCTGGGCGCTCACCTCCCTGGAGCGCATCCCGCTGTGGCCCCGGCGGGCgcccagcagggtgagggtgGCCCTGGACTACGAGCGCGGCCAGGTGGCTTTTTTCGACGCCGATGAGAGGAGCCTGATCTTCGCCTTCCCGGCGGCCTCCTTCGAGGGGCAGAGCGTCCGGCCCTGGTTCCTGGTGTGGGGCGAGGGCTCCCgcctctccctgtgcccctga
- the LOC132322650 gene encoding E3 ubiquitin-protein ligase TRIM39-like: MAAGQLRAEASCPLCLGLFQEPVSIHCGHNFCRPCIERCWRSSRDSFPCPRCREAAPERSLRPNPELAGIIRIAQRLSLRGRAGAGQRLCPRHGEALKLFCEAEQRPVCRACRESPEHRLHAAVPIEEAAQEHKEKLQAHAQILRDRREKMLGLKAAEEGKSLDLLERVDAERQRVRSRVRELQQLLEGQERLLLARLAQLDRDIVQRQEESLGRLSAQLSAVGQQIQELEDKCRQPPWELLQDSRDILSRLEKQSAPEPVETPAELAEEPTGLPQENATLEEMLRKFQASLTLDPDTAHPRLALSEDGKCVRWEDARSAVPDLPARFDSSRCVLAREAFTCGRHYWEVQVGQGSAWALGVAKASVPRKGRLSVRPERGIWAVGRCGGQCQALTSPSVPIALPEAPQVVGVYLDYEGGRVAFLDARRRAPMFAYPAASFGGERLLALLCLGRGCRLRLCP; the protein is encoded by the exons aTGGCCGCGGGGCAGCTCCGCGCCGAAGCCTCCTGCCCGCTGTGCCTCGGCCTCTTCCAGGAGCCCGTGTCCATCCACTGCGGCCACAACTTCTGCCGCCCGTGCATCGAGCGCTGCTGGCGGAGCTCCCGGGACAGCTTCCCGTGCCCGCGCTGCCGGGAGGCGGCCCCGGAGCGCAGCCTGAGACCCAACCCGGAGCTGGCGGGCATCATCCGCATCGCGCAGCGCCTCAGCCTCCGCGGCCGAGCCGGGGCCGGCCAGCGGCTGTGCCCGAGGCACGGCGAGGCTCTGAAGCTGTTCTGCGAGGCGGAGCAGCGCCCGGTGTGCCGCGCCTGCCGCGAGTCCCCGGAGCACCGGCTGCACGCCGCCGTGCCCATCGAGGAAGCGGCGCAGGAGCACAAG GAGAAACTCCAGGCTCACGCGCAGATCCTcagggacaggagagagaaGATGCTGGGGCTGAAGGCGGCggaggaagggaagagcttGGACTTGCTG GAGCGGGTGGACGCGGAGCGGCAGCGGGTCCGGTCCCGGGtccgggagctgcagcagctcctggaggggcaggagcgGCTCCTGCTGGCCCGGCTGGCCCAGCTGGACCGGGACATCgtgcagaggcaggaggagagccTCGGCAGGCTCTCGGCGCAGCTCTCCGCCGTGGGACAGCAgatccaggagctggaggacaAGTGCCGGCAGCcgccctgggagctcctgcag GACAGCAGAGACATCCTGAGCAG gctggagaagcagagTGCCCCGGAGCCGGTGGAgaccccagcagagctggcagaggagccCACAGGGCTGCCCCAGGAAAACGCCACCCTCGAGGAGATGCTGAGGAAATTCCAAG CCAGTCTGACGTTGGACCCCGACACGGCGCATCCCCGCCTGGCCCTGTCCGAGGACGGCAAGTGTGTCCGCTGGGAGGACGCCCGCAGCGCCGTCCCCGACCTCCCCGCGCGCTTCGACTCCTCGCGCTGCGTGCTGGCCCGGGAGGCCTTCACCTGCGGCCGGCACTACTGGGAGGTGCAGGTGGGCCAGGGCAGCGCCTGGGCCCTCGGCGTGGCCAAGGCCTCGGTGCCCAGGAAGGGCCGGCTCAGCGTCAGGCCCGAGCGGGGCATCTGGGCCGTGGGGCGCTGCggggggcagtgccaggctctgaCGTCGCCCAGCGTCCCCATCGCGCTGCCCGAGGCCCCCCAGGTGGTCGGGGTCTACCTGGACTACGAGGGCGGGCGCGTGGCCTTCCTGGACGCGCGCCGGCGGGCGCCGATGTTCGCCTACCCCGCGGCCAGCTTCGGCGGCGAGcggctgctggccctgctctgcctgggcagggggtgccgcctcaggctgtgcccctga
- the TRIM7 gene encoding E3 ubiquitin-protein ligase TRIM7 isoform X3, with translation MGEGKEWREAMAAVFLPGNLQDEATCSVCLEFFKDPVSIECGHNFCRACIVKSWKDLEMDFPCPQCREVFQHRSFRPNRQLANMSEIISQFALRGAKGAEEDGLCPKHREALKLYCKDDRRTICVVCDRSREHRPHAVVPVDEAAEEYKEKIQARLDLLRKERQELLEFKVNDDKKTQELLKTLESERQKLLSDFERLRQFLHDQEHILLGQLEKMEKSISRRQNENITDLSREITLLNKLIAELEEKIQQPLLEFLKDVTGIISRSDALKCQKPVPVCSEMKMHVCNFSLKTLALEKVLKKFRENLQDELGRGEKAEDLTLDPDSANHLLILSADLKSVRMGCRKQELPDNPKRFDTNSRVLASTGFKSGRHYWEVEVGPSDGWAFGVARESVRRKGLTQFSPEEGIWAVQQNGGRYWAVTSPQRTPLCLGRKLSRVRVCLDYEGQEVSFYDAENMQHIFTFNVAFQEKVFPLFSVCSTVTYIKLCP, from the exons atgggggaggggaaagaatg GAGAGAGGCCATGGCAGCCGTGTTCCTGCCCGGGAACCTGCAGGACGAAGCCACTTGCTCCGTGTGCCTGGAGTTCTTCAAGGACCCCGTGTCCATCGAGTGCGGGCACAACTTCTGCCGGGCGTGCATCGTCAAGAGCTGGAAGGACCTGGAGATGGATTTCCCGTGCCCGCAGTGCCGGGAGGTTTTCCAGCACAGAAGTTTCCGCCCCAACCGGCAGCTGGCGAACATGTCCGAGATCATCAGCCAGTTCGCGCTGCGCGGGGCCAAGGGCGCCGAGGAGGACGGGCTGTGCCCCAAGCACCGCGAGGCGCTCAAGCTCTACTGCAAGGACGACCGCAGGACCATCTGCGTGGTGTGCGACAGGTCCCGCGAGCACCGCCCGCACGCCGTGGTGCCCGTGGATGAGGCTGCCGAGGAGTACAAG gagaaaatccaggCGCGCTTGGatttgctgaggaaggagcggcaggagctgctggagttcAAGGTGAACGACGACAAGAAAacgcaggagctgctg AAAACCCTGGAGAGCGAGCGGCAGAAGCTGCTCTCGGACTTCGAGCGGCTGCGGCAGTTCCTGCACGACCAGGAGCACatcctgctggggcagctggagaagatggagaagagcatCTCCAGGAGGCAGAACGAGAACATCACCGACCTCTCCAGGGAGATCACGCTCCTCAACAAGCTCATCGCcgagctggaggagaaaatccagcagcccctgctggagTTCCTCAAG gaTGTGACGGGCATCATCAGCAG GAGCGACGCGCTGAAGTGCCAGAAGCCCGTCCCCGTCTGCTCCGAGATGAAGATGCACGTCTGCAACTTCTCCCTCAAAACCCTGGCGCTGGAGAAGGTCTTGAAGAAATTCCGAG aaaaCCTGCAGGACGAGCTGGGAAGAGGcgaaaaag CAGAGGACCTGACCCTGGACCCCGACTCCGCCAACCACCTGCTGATCCTCTCCGCCGACCTCAAGAGCGTCCGCatgggctgcaggaagcaggagctgcccgACAACCCCAAGCGCTTCGACACCAACTCGCGGGTCCTGGCCAGCACCGGCTTCAAGTCGGGGCGGCACTACTGGGAGGTGGAGGTGGGGCCCTCGGACGGCTGGGCCTTCGGCGTGGCCAGGGAGTCCGTCCGCAGGAAGGGGCTGACGCAGTTCTCCCCCGAGGAGGGCATCTGGGCCGTGCAGCAGAACGGCGGCCGCTACTGGGCCGTGACGTCGCCGCAGCGCACGCCGCTGTGCCTGGGCCGCAAGCTCAGCAGGGTCCGCGTCTGCCTGGACTACGAGGGCCAGGAGGTCTCCTTCTACGACGCTGAGAACATGCAGCACATCTTCACCTTCAACGTGGCCTTCCAGGAGAAGGTGTTCCCCCTGTTCTCGGTCTGTTCCACGGTCACCTACATCAAGCTGTGCCCCTGA
- the TRIM7 gene encoding E3 ubiquitin-protein ligase TRIM7 isoform X1 — protein sequence MSEAAAAAAGLLRRSSGQRLPRTPSRWDPAATRLAAQLAPSRPVPTQNPAGLGRFGRTLLPDASAPRREAMAAVFLPGNLQDEATCSVCLEFFKDPVSIECGHNFCRACIVKSWKDLEMDFPCPQCREVFQHRSFRPNRQLANMSEIISQFALRGAKGAEEDGLCPKHREALKLYCKDDRRTICVVCDRSREHRPHAVVPVDEAAEEYKEKIQARLDLLRKERQELLEFKVNDDKKTQELLKTLESERQKLLSDFERLRQFLHDQEHILLGQLEKMEKSISRRQNENITDLSREITLLNKLIAELEEKIQQPLLEFLKDVTGIISRSDALKCQKPVPVCSEMKMHVCNFSLKTLALEKVLKKFRENLQDELGRGEKAEDLTLDPDSANHLLILSADLKSVRMGCRKQELPDNPKRFDTNSRVLASTGFKSGRHYWEVEVGPSDGWAFGVARESVRRKGLTQFSPEEGIWAVQQNGGRYWAVTSPQRTPLCLGRKLSRVRVCLDYEGQEVSFYDAENMQHIFTFNVAFQEKVFPLFSVCSTVTYIKLCP from the exons ATGTccgaggcggcggcggccgcggccgggCTCCTCCGCCGCAGCTCGGGGCAGCGGCTGCCGCGGACCCCGTCCCGCTGGGACCCCGCGGCCACCCGGCTGGCCGCCCAGCTGGCCCCCTCTAGACCCGTCCCGACCCAAAATCCGGCGGGACTGGGGCGGTTCGGGAGGACGCTCCTTCCCGACGCCTCCGCTCCGAG GAGAGAGGCCATGGCAGCCGTGTTCCTGCCCGGGAACCTGCAGGACGAAGCCACTTGCTCCGTGTGCCTGGAGTTCTTCAAGGACCCCGTGTCCATCGAGTGCGGGCACAACTTCTGCCGGGCGTGCATCGTCAAGAGCTGGAAGGACCTGGAGATGGATTTCCCGTGCCCGCAGTGCCGGGAGGTTTTCCAGCACAGAAGTTTCCGCCCCAACCGGCAGCTGGCGAACATGTCCGAGATCATCAGCCAGTTCGCGCTGCGCGGGGCCAAGGGCGCCGAGGAGGACGGGCTGTGCCCCAAGCACCGCGAGGCGCTCAAGCTCTACTGCAAGGACGACCGCAGGACCATCTGCGTGGTGTGCGACAGGTCCCGCGAGCACCGCCCGCACGCCGTGGTGCCCGTGGATGAGGCTGCCGAGGAGTACAAG gagaaaatccaggCGCGCTTGGatttgctgaggaaggagcggcaggagctgctggagttcAAGGTGAACGACGACAAGAAAacgcaggagctgctg AAAACCCTGGAGAGCGAGCGGCAGAAGCTGCTCTCGGACTTCGAGCGGCTGCGGCAGTTCCTGCACGACCAGGAGCACatcctgctggggcagctggagaagatggagaagagcatCTCCAGGAGGCAGAACGAGAACATCACCGACCTCTCCAGGGAGATCACGCTCCTCAACAAGCTCATCGCcgagctggaggagaaaatccagcagcccctgctggagTTCCTCAAG gaTGTGACGGGCATCATCAGCAG GAGCGACGCGCTGAAGTGCCAGAAGCCCGTCCCCGTCTGCTCCGAGATGAAGATGCACGTCTGCAACTTCTCCCTCAAAACCCTGGCGCTGGAGAAGGTCTTGAAGAAATTCCGAG aaaaCCTGCAGGACGAGCTGGGAAGAGGcgaaaaag CAGAGGACCTGACCCTGGACCCCGACTCCGCCAACCACCTGCTGATCCTCTCCGCCGACCTCAAGAGCGTCCGCatgggctgcaggaagcaggagctgcccgACAACCCCAAGCGCTTCGACACCAACTCGCGGGTCCTGGCCAGCACCGGCTTCAAGTCGGGGCGGCACTACTGGGAGGTGGAGGTGGGGCCCTCGGACGGCTGGGCCTTCGGCGTGGCCAGGGAGTCCGTCCGCAGGAAGGGGCTGACGCAGTTCTCCCCCGAGGAGGGCATCTGGGCCGTGCAGCAGAACGGCGGCCGCTACTGGGCCGTGACGTCGCCGCAGCGCACGCCGCTGTGCCTGGGCCGCAAGCTCAGCAGGGTCCGCGTCTGCCTGGACTACGAGGGCCAGGAGGTCTCCTTCTACGACGCTGAGAACATGCAGCACATCTTCACCTTCAACGTGGCCTTCCAGGAGAAGGTGTTCCCCCTGTTCTCGGTCTGTTCCACGGTCACCTACATCAAGCTGTGCCCCTGA
- the TRIM7 gene encoding E3 ubiquitin-protein ligase TRIM7 isoform X2 encodes MSEAAAAAAGLLRRSSGQRLPRTPSRWDPAATRLAAQLAPSRPVPTQNPAGLGRFGRTLLPDASAPRREAMAAVFLPGNLQDEATCSVCLEFFKDPVSIECGHNFCRACIVKSWKDLEMDFPCPQCREVFQHRSFRPNRQLANMSEIISQFALRGAKGAEEDGLCPKHREALKLYCKDDRRTICVVCDRSREHRPHAVVPVDEAAEEYKEKIQARLDLLRKERQELLEFKVNDDKKTQELLKTLESERQKLLSDFERLRQFLHDQEHILLGQLEKMEKSISRRQNENITDLSREITLLNKLIAELEEKIQQPLLEFLKDVTGIISRSDALKCQKPVPVCSEMKMHVCNFSLKTLALEKVLKKFRENLQDELGRGEKEDLTLDPDSANHLLILSADLKSVRMGCRKQELPDNPKRFDTNSRVLASTGFKSGRHYWEVEVGPSDGWAFGVARESVRRKGLTQFSPEEGIWAVQQNGGRYWAVTSPQRTPLCLGRKLSRVRVCLDYEGQEVSFYDAENMQHIFTFNVAFQEKVFPLFSVCSTVTYIKLCP; translated from the exons ATGTccgaggcggcggcggccgcggccgggCTCCTCCGCCGCAGCTCGGGGCAGCGGCTGCCGCGGACCCCGTCCCGCTGGGACCCCGCGGCCACCCGGCTGGCCGCCCAGCTGGCCCCCTCTAGACCCGTCCCGACCCAAAATCCGGCGGGACTGGGGCGGTTCGGGAGGACGCTCCTTCCCGACGCCTCCGCTCCGAG GAGAGAGGCCATGGCAGCCGTGTTCCTGCCCGGGAACCTGCAGGACGAAGCCACTTGCTCCGTGTGCCTGGAGTTCTTCAAGGACCCCGTGTCCATCGAGTGCGGGCACAACTTCTGCCGGGCGTGCATCGTCAAGAGCTGGAAGGACCTGGAGATGGATTTCCCGTGCCCGCAGTGCCGGGAGGTTTTCCAGCACAGAAGTTTCCGCCCCAACCGGCAGCTGGCGAACATGTCCGAGATCATCAGCCAGTTCGCGCTGCGCGGGGCCAAGGGCGCCGAGGAGGACGGGCTGTGCCCCAAGCACCGCGAGGCGCTCAAGCTCTACTGCAAGGACGACCGCAGGACCATCTGCGTGGTGTGCGACAGGTCCCGCGAGCACCGCCCGCACGCCGTGGTGCCCGTGGATGAGGCTGCCGAGGAGTACAAG gagaaaatccaggCGCGCTTGGatttgctgaggaaggagcggcaggagctgctggagttcAAGGTGAACGACGACAAGAAAacgcaggagctgctg AAAACCCTGGAGAGCGAGCGGCAGAAGCTGCTCTCGGACTTCGAGCGGCTGCGGCAGTTCCTGCACGACCAGGAGCACatcctgctggggcagctggagaagatggagaagagcatCTCCAGGAGGCAGAACGAGAACATCACCGACCTCTCCAGGGAGATCACGCTCCTCAACAAGCTCATCGCcgagctggaggagaaaatccagcagcccctgctggagTTCCTCAAG gaTGTGACGGGCATCATCAGCAG GAGCGACGCGCTGAAGTGCCAGAAGCCCGTCCCCGTCTGCTCCGAGATGAAGATGCACGTCTGCAACTTCTCCCTCAAAACCCTGGCGCTGGAGAAGGTCTTGAAGAAATTCCGAG aaaaCCTGCAGGACGAGCTGGGAAGAGGcgaaaaag AGGACCTGACCCTGGACCCCGACTCCGCCAACCACCTGCTGATCCTCTCCGCCGACCTCAAGAGCGTCCGCatgggctgcaggaagcaggagctgcccgACAACCCCAAGCGCTTCGACACCAACTCGCGGGTCCTGGCCAGCACCGGCTTCAAGTCGGGGCGGCACTACTGGGAGGTGGAGGTGGGGCCCTCGGACGGCTGGGCCTTCGGCGTGGCCAGGGAGTCCGTCCGCAGGAAGGGGCTGACGCAGTTCTCCCCCGAGGAGGGCATCTGGGCCGTGCAGCAGAACGGCGGCCGCTACTGGGCCGTGACGTCGCCGCAGCGCACGCCGCTGTGCCTGGGCCGCAAGCTCAGCAGGGTCCGCGTCTGCCTGGACTACGAGGGCCAGGAGGTCTCCTTCTACGACGCTGAGAACATGCAGCACATCTTCACCTTCAACGTGGCCTTCCAGGAGAAGGTGTTCCCCCTGTTCTCGGTCTGTTCCACGGTCACCTACATCAAGCTGTGCCCCTGA
- the TRIM7 gene encoding E3 ubiquitin-protein ligase TRIM7 isoform X4 → MAAVFLPGNLQDEATCSVCLEFFKDPVSIECGHNFCRACIVKSWKDLEMDFPCPQCREVFQHRSFRPNRQLANMSEIISQFALRGAKGAEEDGLCPKHREALKLYCKDDRRTICVVCDRSREHRPHAVVPVDEAAEEYKEKIQARLDLLRKERQELLEFKVNDDKKTQELLKTLESERQKLLSDFERLRQFLHDQEHILLGQLEKMEKSISRRQNENITDLSREITLLNKLIAELEEKIQQPLLEFLKDVTGIISRSDALKCQKPVPVCSEMKMHVCNFSLKTLALEKVLKKFRENLQDELGRGEKAEDLTLDPDSANHLLILSADLKSVRMGCRKQELPDNPKRFDTNSRVLASTGFKSGRHYWEVEVGPSDGWAFGVARESVRRKGLTQFSPEEGIWAVQQNGGRYWAVTSPQRTPLCLGRKLSRVRVCLDYEGQEVSFYDAENMQHIFTFNVAFQEKVFPLFSVCSTVTYIKLCP, encoded by the exons ATGGCAGCCGTGTTCCTGCCCGGGAACCTGCAGGACGAAGCCACTTGCTCCGTGTGCCTGGAGTTCTTCAAGGACCCCGTGTCCATCGAGTGCGGGCACAACTTCTGCCGGGCGTGCATCGTCAAGAGCTGGAAGGACCTGGAGATGGATTTCCCGTGCCCGCAGTGCCGGGAGGTTTTCCAGCACAGAAGTTTCCGCCCCAACCGGCAGCTGGCGAACATGTCCGAGATCATCAGCCAGTTCGCGCTGCGCGGGGCCAAGGGCGCCGAGGAGGACGGGCTGTGCCCCAAGCACCGCGAGGCGCTCAAGCTCTACTGCAAGGACGACCGCAGGACCATCTGCGTGGTGTGCGACAGGTCCCGCGAGCACCGCCCGCACGCCGTGGTGCCCGTGGATGAGGCTGCCGAGGAGTACAAG gagaaaatccaggCGCGCTTGGatttgctgaggaaggagcggcaggagctgctggagttcAAGGTGAACGACGACAAGAAAacgcaggagctgctg AAAACCCTGGAGAGCGAGCGGCAGAAGCTGCTCTCGGACTTCGAGCGGCTGCGGCAGTTCCTGCACGACCAGGAGCACatcctgctggggcagctggagaagatggagaagagcatCTCCAGGAGGCAGAACGAGAACATCACCGACCTCTCCAGGGAGATCACGCTCCTCAACAAGCTCATCGCcgagctggaggagaaaatccagcagcccctgctggagTTCCTCAAG gaTGTGACGGGCATCATCAGCAG GAGCGACGCGCTGAAGTGCCAGAAGCCCGTCCCCGTCTGCTCCGAGATGAAGATGCACGTCTGCAACTTCTCCCTCAAAACCCTGGCGCTGGAGAAGGTCTTGAAGAAATTCCGAG aaaaCCTGCAGGACGAGCTGGGAAGAGGcgaaaaag CAGAGGACCTGACCCTGGACCCCGACTCCGCCAACCACCTGCTGATCCTCTCCGCCGACCTCAAGAGCGTCCGCatgggctgcaggaagcaggagctgcccgACAACCCCAAGCGCTTCGACACCAACTCGCGGGTCCTGGCCAGCACCGGCTTCAAGTCGGGGCGGCACTACTGGGAGGTGGAGGTGGGGCCCTCGGACGGCTGGGCCTTCGGCGTGGCCAGGGAGTCCGTCCGCAGGAAGGGGCTGACGCAGTTCTCCCCCGAGGAGGGCATCTGGGCCGTGCAGCAGAACGGCGGCCGCTACTGGGCCGTGACGTCGCCGCAGCGCACGCCGCTGTGCCTGGGCCGCAAGCTCAGCAGGGTCCGCGTCTGCCTGGACTACGAGGGCCAGGAGGTCTCCTTCTACGACGCTGAGAACATGCAGCACATCTTCACCTTCAACGTGGCCTTCCAGGAGAAGGTGTTCCCCCTGTTCTCGGTCTGTTCCACGGTCACCTACATCAAGCTGTGCCCCTGA